A region of Haloplanus sp. XH21 DNA encodes the following proteins:
- a CDS encoding helix-turn-helix transcriptional regulator has product MAIGQPRIGRGAMTDRSPAAIVERRRTTLRALDPEPQPKATLLEAVDVSRSTLDRSLRELSTVGFAASTTAGYRLTPLGRLALDEHDRRVERIGAIADAASLFEGVDLQTEIAPGVFDGATLVESTPHAPYQPVDRVTTLIETATHVSAYSARFLDRHASLYHDRIVEDAMTGTFVTTDRVLDRIAETRPDDLRESVALGRVGVRRTDHAAPITLVLAETPDGPEMGLVVYRDDTPLGFVGNDDPAATRWARAYVDRLWTAGTPFDPT; this is encoded by the coding sequence ATGGCGATCGGTCAGCCGCGGATCGGTCGGGGGGCGATGACCGACCGATCGCCCGCGGCTATCGTCGAGCGGCGACGGACAACGCTTCGCGCGCTCGACCCGGAGCCGCAGCCGAAAGCGACGCTGCTGGAGGCGGTTGATGTCTCGCGGTCGACCCTCGACCGCTCGCTTCGTGAACTGTCGACCGTGGGGTTCGCGGCGTCGACGACGGCCGGGTATCGCCTGACGCCGCTGGGTCGGCTCGCGCTCGACGAGCACGACCGGCGGGTCGAGCGGATCGGCGCCATCGCCGACGCGGCGTCGCTGTTCGAGGGCGTCGATCTGCAGACCGAAATCGCACCGGGCGTCTTCGACGGCGCGACGCTCGTCGAATCGACGCCACACGCCCCCTATCAGCCCGTCGATCGCGTCACCACGCTAATCGAGACGGCGACCCACGTCTCGGCCTATTCCGCGCGCTTTCTCGACCGACACGCCAGCCTCTATCACGACCGGATCGTCGAGGACGCGATGACCGGGACGTTCGTCACGACCGACCGGGTGCTCGACCGGATCGCGGAGACGCGGCCGGACGACCTCCGGGAGTCGGTCGCACTCGGCCGCGTCGGGGTCCGGCGCACCGACCACGCCGCCCCGATCACGCTCGTCCTCGCGGAGACGCCCGACGGCCCCGAGATGGGGCTGGTGGTCTACCGCGACGACACGCCGCTCGGCTTCGTCGGCAACGACGACCCCGCGGCGACCCGATGGGCCCGCGCGTACGTCGACCGCCTGTGGACCGCGGGAACGCCGTTCGATCCTACGTGA
- a CDS encoding GIY-YIG nuclease family protein, with protein sequence MADDGQHTGGTYTLVLELSRAADVEVGALGDHRVPAGAYAYTGSALGSGGFSRVDRHRRVAAGDHDVRHWHIDYLAGHPATDLHIVVTTSGTDAECAVADRLPTGPIPGFGASDCNCRSHLAAGKDAETLTNTVSAAHRAAEK encoded by the coding sequence ATGGCCGACGACGGGCAACACACTGGGGGGACGTACACGCTCGTCCTCGAACTGTCGCGAGCGGCGGATGTCGAGGTCGGCGCGCTCGGCGACCACCGCGTGCCGGCCGGGGCGTACGCCTACACGGGAAGCGCGCTCGGGAGCGGCGGGTTCAGCCGCGTCGATCGCCACCGGCGGGTCGCGGCGGGCGACCACGACGTTCGCCACTGGCATATCGACTATCTCGCCGGGCATCCGGCGACCGACCTGCACATCGTCGTCACCACGTCCGGGACCGACGCCGAATGTGCGGTCGCGGACCGCCTCCCCACGGGACCGATTCCCGGCTTCGGTGCGTCGGACTGTAACTGTCGCTCACACCTCGCGGCCGGGAAGGATGCCGAGACGCTGACCAATACCGTCAGCGCAGCACACCGAGCGGCGGAGAAGTAA
- a CDS encoding DEAD/DEAH box helicase, producing the protein MDDAVDRLRARADGELADYRRRPGRDPTYADCDLEPRLESALADRGIDRLYRHQAAAIEAVRDGRDVVLATPTASGKSLAYTVPAVERAMDHGGRTLYLGPQNALIADQADTLDGLARDLGFGSRVSVDTYTGRLSKTEKRDVRDRRPTVLLSNPDMLHYGLLPHGHRLWEWLFASLDLVVIDEIHDYRGVFGSHVALVLRRLARLCERFDSDPQFVCCSATIGNPVDHAARLTGRPESGFALVDEATSGRGPRHWVLWNPPEYEGDRGSGRRRSSHVETKRLFADLVSDGHQTLVFTRARQTAERYATESADALRDRGASDLARRIEAYQASLRDDRRRDIEDGLHDGDVAGVWSTSALELGVDVGGLDAVLLDGYPGTRMATFQRAGRAGRGDDAALIGLVAGEDQLDQYLVANPDDLFAGDPERAMVDPANDHLLPDHVAAAAAENWLSADDDAHFGETFDDVMADLVDAGRLERRETEDGPRWTHAGDRSPQHETNLRRIDDRDVDLLADGDVIATLGLGDALRDAHPGAIYHHQGQSYEVADLDLDRDVATLQSTWADYYTRVLTEKSIAVDRDRASTALSARPDVAVTLADVTVTERVTGYERRDAGRGETLGEEALDLPETTLSTTALYFTVPTDLEGEMRAIGDFNGGIHAAEHGLISLFPLELLCDRADVGGLSTPHHPHTGASTVFVYDGHPGGVGLVRAGYERIEPLLERTARMLRACDCADGCPACVQSPHCGNANDPLAPDPAAYLLDALSGRG; encoded by the coding sequence GTGGACGACGCCGTCGACCGACTCCGGGCACGCGCCGACGGGGAACTCGCGGACTACCGTCGCCGTCCCGGCCGCGACCCGACGTACGCCGACTGTGACCTCGAACCCCGGCTGGAAAGCGCGCTCGCCGACCGCGGCATCGACCGCCTCTATCGCCACCAGGCCGCGGCCATCGAGGCCGTCCGCGACGGCCGCGATGTCGTGCTCGCGACGCCCACGGCCAGCGGCAAGAGCCTGGCCTACACCGTTCCGGCGGTCGAACGCGCGATGGACCACGGCGGACGCACGCTGTATCTCGGCCCGCAGAACGCCCTCATCGCGGACCAGGCCGACACCCTCGACGGCCTCGCCCGCGACCTCGGATTCGGTAGTCGCGTCTCGGTCGACACCTACACGGGCCGCCTCTCGAAGACCGAAAAGCGCGACGTGCGCGACCGCCGGCCGACGGTTCTGCTGTCGAATCCCGATATGCTTCACTACGGGCTCTTGCCCCACGGTCACCGCCTCTGGGAGTGGCTGTTCGCCTCCCTGGATCTCGTCGTCATCGACGAAATACACGACTACCGCGGGGTGTTCGGGAGCCACGTCGCTCTCGTCCTCCGCCGTCTCGCGCGCCTCTGTGAGCGGTTCGACAGCGACCCCCAGTTCGTCTGCTGCTCGGCCACCATCGGCAACCCGGTCGACCACGCCGCTCGGCTGACCGGCCGCCCCGAATCCGGGTTCGCGCTCGTCGACGAGGCGACGAGCGGTCGCGGGCCGCGCCACTGGGTGTTGTGGAACCCGCCGGAGTACGAGGGGGATCGTGGCTCGGGTCGCCGGCGATCGAGCCACGTCGAGACGAAACGCCTGTTCGCCGACCTCGTGTCGGACGGCCACCAGACCCTGGTGTTCACGCGGGCGCGCCAAACCGCCGAGCGCTACGCGACCGAGAGCGCCGACGCCCTGCGCGACCGGGGCGCGAGCGACCTCGCGAGACGGATCGAGGCCTACCAGGCCTCACTGCGCGACGACCGCCGGCGCGACATCGAAGACGGTCTCCACGACGGCGACGTGGCCGGCGTCTGGAGCACCAGCGCGCTCGAACTCGGCGTCGACGTGGGCGGTCTCGACGCCGTCCTCCTCGACGGCTACCCCGGGACCCGGATGGCGACGTTTCAGCGCGCCGGCCGGGCGGGCCGTGGCGACGACGCCGCGCTCATCGGCCTCGTCGCCGGCGAGGACCAACTCGACCAGTATCTGGTCGCGAACCCCGACGACCTCTTCGCGGGCGACCCCGAGCGCGCGATGGTTGACCCCGCGAACGACCACCTGCTCCCGGATCACGTCGCGGCGGCGGCCGCCGAGAACTGGCTGTCGGCCGACGACGACGCCCACTTCGGCGAGACCTTCGACGATGTGATGGCCGACCTCGTCGATGCCGGCCGCCTGGAGCGCCGCGAGACCGAGGACGGCCCGCGGTGGACCCACGCGGGCGACCGGAGCCCCCAGCACGAGACGAATCTCCGCCGGATCGACGACCGCGACGTGGACCTGCTGGCCGACGGCGACGTCATCGCCACGCTCGGCCTCGGCGACGCCCTCCGTGACGCCCACCCCGGCGCCATCTACCACCACCAGGGCCAGTCCTACGAGGTGGCCGACCTGGATCTGGACCGCGACGTGGCGACCCTGCAGTCCACCTGGGCGGACTACTACACGCGCGTCCTGACGGAGAAATCCATCGCGGTGGACCGGGACCGGGCGTCGACCGCCCTGTCGGCCCGACCGGACGTGGCCGTCACCCTCGCCGATGTCACCGTTACCGAACGGGTGACGGGCTACGAACGCCGCGACGCGGGGCGGGGCGAGACGCTGGGCGAGGAGGCGCTCGACCTGCCCGAGACGACGCTGTCCACGACGGCGCTGTATTTCACGGTCCCCACGGATCTGGAGGGGGAGATGCGTGCCATCGGCGACTTTAATGGTGGAATCCACGCCGCGGAACACGGTCTCATCTCGCTGTTCCCGCTCGAACTCCTCTGTGACCGGGCGGACGTGGGTGGGCTTTCGACGCCACACCACCCCCACACCGGCGCGAGTACGGTTTTCGTCTACGACGGCCACCCCGGCGGCGTCGGTCTCGTCCGCGCCGGCTACGAGCGCATCGAACCGCTCCTGGAGCGCACGGCGCGGATGCTCCGCGCCTGTGACTGTG